The proteins below are encoded in one region of Caulobacter henricii:
- a CDS encoding DUF1348 family protein, with protein sequence MARPPLPPFDRDSAAQKVRMAEDGWNSRNPEAVSLAYTEDSVWRNRSEFLKGREAIVRFLTGKWHRETEYRLIKELWAFTDNHIAVRFAYEWQDLNGQWWRSYGNENWEFDAEGLMRLRIASINDLEIQERDRLFRWPQGRRPDDHPGLSDLGL encoded by the coding sequence ATGGCCCGCCCTCCGCTGCCGCCATTTGACCGAGATAGCGCTGCCCAGAAAGTGCGAATGGCCGAAGATGGGTGGAACTCCCGGAACCCGGAGGCTGTCTCCTTGGCCTATACCGAAGACAGCGTCTGGCGGAACCGTTCCGAGTTCCTGAAGGGGCGGGAGGCGATCGTCCGCTTCCTAACCGGCAAATGGCACCGCGAGACTGAATATCGGCTGATCAAGGAGCTCTGGGCGTTCACCGACAACCACATTGCTGTCCGATTTGCCTACGAATGGCAGGATCTCAACGGTCAGTGGTGGCGTTCGTACGGCAACGAGAACTGGGAGTTCGACGCCGAGGGGCTGATGCGCCTGCGGATCGCCAGCATCAACGATCTGGAGATTCAGGAGCGGGATCGGCTGTTCCGGTGGCCGCAAGGCCGTCGACCGGATGACCACCCTGGACTGTCTGATCTGGGGCTCTAG
- a CDS encoding pyridoxamine 5'-phosphate oxidase family protein: MELAFTPGVLAAQEAQGSRRAYEGFEAGPAYGDELGPQESQFVLARDSFYLATVGETGWPYVQHRGGPIGFLQPLGDRHLVFPDYRGNRQYISLGNIDAGAKVCLFLMDYEQKVRLKIFGLASVSPERPERYVDAPDSVRRRVERYWTIEVQGFDWNCPQHITRRFPEPRVLELVKSLRDRIAELEAERSA, encoded by the coding sequence ATGGAGCTGGCCTTCACGCCCGGCGTCCTGGCTGCGCAGGAAGCTCAGGGGAGCCGTCGAGCCTATGAAGGCTTCGAAGCCGGTCCGGCCTACGGCGATGAACTTGGTCCTCAGGAAAGCCAGTTCGTACTTGCCCGCGACAGCTTCTACCTCGCCACGGTTGGTGAAACCGGTTGGCCCTACGTCCAGCACAGGGGTGGGCCGATCGGGTTCCTGCAGCCTCTGGGAGATCGGCACCTCGTCTTTCCCGACTATCGCGGTAACCGTCAGTACATCAGCCTCGGCAACATCGATGCGGGGGCGAAGGTCTGTCTCTTTCTGATGGACTACGAGCAGAAGGTACGTCTGAAAATCTTTGGCCTGGCCTCGGTCAGTCCGGAGCGACCAGAACGCTATGTCGACGCTCCGGACTCTGTGCGCAGGCGCGTCGAACGCTACTGGACCATTGAGGTCCAGGGTTTTGACTGGAATTGCCCTCAGCATATTACCCGCCGCTTCCCGGAGCCGCGTGTACTTGAGTTGGTGAAGTCGCTTCGCGACCGCATCGCTGAGCTCGAGGCGGAACGATCGGCTTAG
- a CDS encoding LysR family transcriptional regulator: MDRLDGLRVFVLVALHGSFAEAARRLRLSPSAVTRAVADLENHLGLVLLHRTTRSVRLTERGEIFLESCQRILADLEASEALVRGANAEPRGQLNITAPILFGRLHILPIVSALLKQHKALNIRLTLSDRYVHLADEGVDLAVRIGPLADSSLMSRKLGAVARVLVASPSYLKARGIPQAADDLVNHDVIAFESVDATNEWRLEAGRKSVRVNPRLMINSADAAIAAAEDGLGITRALSYQVRDGITAGRLVPVLVDGTAQALAVNAVFPSRRLNSANLNAFLDAARSHFKTSPLDPL; encoded by the coding sequence ATGGATCGGTTAGATGGCTTGCGAGTCTTTGTCCTTGTGGCCTTGCACGGGAGCTTCGCGGAAGCGGCGCGGCGCTTGCGCCTGTCGCCCTCAGCGGTGACGCGTGCAGTCGCCGACCTCGAAAACCACCTTGGCCTTGTCTTGCTTCACAGAACCACACGTTCGGTTCGCTTGACGGAACGGGGCGAGATTTTTCTTGAGAGCTGCCAGCGGATCCTCGCCGATCTTGAGGCCTCCGAAGCCCTTGTGCGTGGGGCTAACGCCGAGCCAAGAGGCCAGCTCAACATCACTGCGCCGATCCTGTTTGGACGTCTGCATATCCTTCCGATCGTCAGCGCGCTGCTAAAGCAGCACAAGGCTCTGAACATCCGACTGACACTCTCGGACCGTTACGTGCATCTCGCTGATGAAGGTGTGGATCTCGCTGTAAGGATCGGCCCCCTGGCAGACAGCAGCTTGATGTCCAGGAAGCTTGGTGCGGTCGCACGCGTCTTGGTCGCCAGTCCAAGTTACTTGAAGGCTCGTGGCATCCCGCAAGCCGCCGATGACCTGGTCAATCACGACGTGATCGCATTCGAGAGCGTCGATGCAACGAATGAGTGGCGACTGGAGGCAGGCCGCAAATCCGTGCGCGTCAATCCACGCCTGATGATCAATAGCGCCGATGCTGCAATCGCGGCGGCGGAGGATGGTCTGGGGATTACGCGCGCCCTTTCCTATCAGGTACGCGACGGCATAACTGCCGGACGACTGGTGCCCGTACTGGTCGATGGAACGGCTCAGGCACTAGCCGTGAACGCCGTCTTCCCCTCCCGCCGACTGAACTCCGCCAACCTCAATGCCTTCCTCGATGCGGCACGGAGCCATTTCAAGACCTCCCCGCTCGATCCACTCTAG
- a CDS encoding carboxymuconolactone decarboxylase family protein: protein MSRIAIPAREAAPAAAQPLLDAVEKQLGVVPNLYRLLALSPATLQGTLSLGGALAKTLNVKTRERIALAVAQINGCDYCLSAHTYLGLNLAKIDASEIALNRKGASSDPVANAAVAFAAAVTRSRGQVSDADLVSVRAAGLTDAQIVEIVAVVAENVFTNFINNVAATDIDFPVVRADDLA, encoded by the coding sequence ATGTCTCGTATCGCCATTCCGGCCCGTGAAGCCGCCCCCGCCGCCGCTCAACCGCTGCTCGACGCCGTTGAAAAGCAACTCGGTGTCGTTCCCAACCTCTATCGTCTACTGGCGCTGAGCCCAGCGACGCTGCAAGGCACGCTGAGCCTTGGTGGCGCTCTGGCCAAGACCCTGAACGTGAAGACCCGCGAGCGCATCGCCCTGGCCGTCGCTCAGATCAACGGTTGCGACTACTGCCTGTCGGCGCACACCTATCTGGGTCTCAACCTGGCCAAGATCGATGCCAGTGAAATCGCCCTGAATCGCAAAGGGGCCTCTTCTGATCCTGTTGCCAACGCCGCTGTCGCGTTTGCCGCTGCCGTCACGCGTTCGCGGGGTCAAGTTTCGGACGCCGATCTGGTTTCGGTTCGGGCAGCCGGCCTCACGGATGCGCAAATCGTTGAGATCGTGGCTGTAGTGGCTGAGAACGTTTTCACGAACTTCATCAATAATGTCGCCGCAACCGACATCGACTTCCCGGTGGTCCGCGCGGACGATCTGGCCTGA
- a CDS encoding ABC transporter permease translates to MAKELVQLTRDRLTYAMILMLPIVQLLLFGYAVNDDPRHLPTAVLAIDNGTFSRSVVRAMENSTYFDVTLMARSQAELDQAMERGEVQFGVIIPGDFSDRVVRGDSAVVLVEADASDPSATSGALAALQGLPDGALARDLTGPLANRGNGAPPFSVVTQARYNPEQISAYSVVPGLLGVILSMTLVMMTSLAMARERERGTMESLLATPVRPLEVMVGKLAPYVIVGLLQAAVILLLARTLFQVPMNGGWLALAVGLLLFIVGSLALGFLISTLAKTQLQAMQMSFFYVLPSILLSGFVFPFRGMPDWAQALGTLVPVTHFLRVVRGSLLKGVGLENAWGSLSALIVFVVVVGSLAILRYRTTLD, encoded by the coding sequence ATGGCCAAGGAGTTGGTCCAGCTGACCCGCGACCGGCTCACCTACGCCATGATCCTGATGCTGCCGATCGTTCAGCTCTTGCTGTTCGGCTATGCGGTGAACGACGATCCGCGGCATCTGCCGACGGCCGTCCTGGCAATCGATAACGGCACCTTCTCCCGCTCGGTCGTGCGAGCGATGGAGAACTCGACCTATTTCGATGTCACCCTGATGGCACGCAGTCAGGCCGAGCTCGATCAGGCAATGGAGCGCGGCGAGGTCCAGTTCGGGGTCATCATCCCTGGCGACTTCTCGGACCGGGTGGTGCGCGGCGACAGCGCAGTTGTCCTTGTGGAGGCGGACGCTTCGGATCCCTCCGCGACCAGCGGCGCACTCGCCGCCCTTCAGGGACTGCCAGACGGCGCACTGGCTCGCGACCTCACGGGGCCGCTTGCGAACCGGGGGAACGGCGCGCCACCGTTCAGCGTCGTGACCCAAGCTCGCTACAACCCCGAACAGATCAGTGCTTACAGCGTCGTTCCCGGACTGCTCGGCGTGATCTTGTCTATGACTCTCGTCATGATGACGTCCCTTGCCATGGCCCGAGAGCGGGAAAGGGGGACGATGGAAAGCTTGCTGGCCACCCCGGTGCGTCCGTTGGAGGTTATGGTCGGAAAGCTTGCCCCATATGTGATCGTCGGCCTGCTCCAGGCAGCCGTAATCCTGCTTCTGGCCCGGACCCTCTTTCAGGTTCCGATGAACGGGGGCTGGCTCGCCTTGGCGGTCGGGCTCCTGCTCTTCATCGTCGGCTCCCTCGCGCTAGGCTTTCTGATTTCGACCCTCGCTAAGACCCAGCTGCAAGCGATGCAGATGAGCTTCTTCTATGTCTTGCCTTCGATCCTCCTATCCGGGTTTGTCTTCCCTTTTCGGGGAATGCCCGACTGGGCGCAGGCGCTAGGCACGCTCGTGCCCGTGACCCACTTCCTGCGCGTTGTCAGAGGCTCATTGCTCAAGGGTGTCGGTCTGGAGAACGCCTGGGGCAGCTTGAGCGCTCTAATCGTCTTCGTCGTGGTAGTCGGCAGTCTGGCCATCTTGCGCTATCGGACGACGCTGGACTGA
- a CDS encoding ABC transporter ATP-binding protein, with product MSPGPAIDVQGLNKSFGALHAVRDFGITVERGSICGFLGPNGAGKTTTLRMLCGLLTPDAGEGTVLGLDVIRQARQIKTRVGYMTQKFSLYEDLSIEQNLIFTARVHSLDRRRERVDAAITQLGLEARRRQLAGTLSGGWKQRLALAGSTLHEPDLLLLDEPTAGVDPEARRTFWDEIHALAADGMTVLVSTHYMDEAERCHEIAYIAGGRTLARGTAEAVIDQSGLITFHAVGQVEGIGADKLAVRLRGMPGVDMAAAFGTTLHVSGRDRRGLELAIAPYRKPGIAWTETRPTLEDVFIQLIADLEAEKRDAA from the coding sequence GTGAGCCCCGGTCCCGCGATCGATGTCCAGGGGCTGAACAAGAGCTTCGGCGCGCTTCACGCGGTCAGGGATTTCGGGATCACCGTCGAGCGTGGCAGTATCTGTGGGTTCCTAGGGCCCAACGGCGCAGGCAAGACGACCACCTTGCGCATGCTCTGCGGCCTGCTGACGCCCGACGCCGGCGAAGGCACGGTGCTGGGCCTCGACGTTATCCGACAGGCCCGACAGATCAAAACGCGGGTCGGCTACATGACCCAGAAGTTCTCGCTCTACGAAGACCTGTCGATTGAGCAGAACCTGATCTTCACGGCCCGGGTCCACTCGCTGGATCGTCGTCGCGAGCGGGTCGACGCCGCGATCACCCAACTGGGGCTAGAGGCCCGGCGGCGTCAGTTGGCCGGCACCCTCTCCGGCGGCTGGAAGCAGCGGTTGGCCCTGGCAGGCTCGACCCTGCACGAACCCGATCTGCTGCTCCTGGACGAGCCGACGGCGGGTGTTGATCCTGAGGCGCGGCGGACATTCTGGGACGAGATCCACGCCCTTGCCGCTGACGGCATGACGGTGCTGGTTTCTACTCACTACATGGACGAGGCGGAGCGCTGCCACGAGATCGCCTATATAGCCGGCGGTCGGACTTTGGCGCGCGGGACCGCCGAGGCGGTGATCGACCAGTCGGGCCTCATCACCTTCCATGCTGTGGGGCAGGTCGAAGGTATCGGAGCTGACAAGCTGGCCGTTCGGTTGCGCGGCATGCCCGGCGTCGACATGGCGGCGGCCTTCGGTACGACCCTGCACGTCTCTGGGCGCGACCGTCGAGGACTGGAGTTGGCGATCGCTCCCTATCGCAAGCCCGGGATTGCGTGGACCGAGACGCGACCAACGCTGGAGGACGTTTTCATCCAGCTAATCGCCGACCTCGAAGCCGAGAAGCGGGACGCCGCCTGA
- a CDS encoding HlyD family secretion protein, with protein sequence MKMVAGVALALGVVSIAWWSFARSADGPRVLTGYIEGERIYLAAPSAGVVSALYVEEGARVAAGAATFLIDPRERSAQVSGAQASLSAAEARAEDARKGQRAQELSVIDAQLGAAEATLRQADADYGRIEPLVRRGIYAPARLDQVRAERDAARANVAAIRRQREVATLGQREDAIRAADEQAAQARGALAEASVRLTTLSPPAPVDARVEEIFFRLGEYAAANQPILALLADGDVKLRFYVPQAEMVAYQPGGIVRFSCDGCGESRTARISWVSPRPEFTPPVLYGRGSRDRLVYQVEARPSAPRSLNPGLPVDVEPLAVP encoded by the coding sequence ATGAAGATGGTTGCAGGGGTCGCTCTGGCGCTCGGCGTAGTCTCCATCGCCTGGTGGTCGTTCGCCCGAAGCGCGGACGGACCCCGGGTCCTAACCGGTTATATCGAGGGCGAGCGGATCTATCTGGCAGCGCCCAGCGCGGGTGTGGTCTCAGCCCTATATGTCGAAGAGGGAGCACGGGTGGCGGCGGGCGCGGCGACCTTCTTGATTGATCCGCGCGAACGGAGCGCCCAAGTGTCTGGCGCGCAAGCGTCCTTGAGCGCGGCCGAGGCCCGCGCCGAGGACGCCCGCAAAGGCCAGAGAGCGCAGGAACTGTCGGTCATCGACGCGCAGCTTGGCGCAGCCGAGGCGACGTTGAGACAGGCGGATGCGGACTATGGGCGGATCGAGCCGCTAGTCCGGCGGGGCATCTACGCCCCCGCCCGGCTGGACCAAGTCCGGGCCGAACGCGACGCCGCGAGGGCCAATGTCGCGGCGATCCGCCGACAGCGCGAGGTCGCGACCCTGGGCCAGCGCGAGGACGCCATTCGGGCCGCAGACGAACAGGCGGCCCAGGCGCGAGGCGCACTGGCCGAAGCCTCAGTGCGTTTAACGACCCTGTCTCCTCCCGCGCCGGTCGACGCCCGGGTCGAGGAAATCTTCTTCCGGCTGGGAGAATACGCTGCCGCGAACCAGCCGATCCTGGCCCTATTGGCCGACGGGGACGTTAAACTGAGGTTCTACGTGCCCCAGGCCGAGATGGTCGCCTATCAACCCGGCGGCATCGTCCGATTCAGTTGTGACGGCTGCGGCGAGAGCCGGACGGCGCGGATCAGCTGGGTCAGCCCCCGGCCGGAGTTCACACCGCCCGTCCTGTATGGCCGGGGCAGCCGCGATCGGCTGGTTTATCAGGTCGAGGCTAGGCCTTCCGCCCCCAGAAGCCTGAACCCGGGCCTGCCGGTTGACGTCGAACCCCTGGCGGTCCCGTGA
- a CDS encoding TetR/AcrR family transcriptional regulator, producing MLPPGEPKFRRRPADRPEEILAAALEVFAERGFAAARVEEVARRAGVSKGAVYLYFETKEALFRAVVTQSIAPNLNQVIGLTAVEVPFESTVRAVFTMISQRMASDWRMSGVIKLVIAESRNQPELARIWHEAMIAPALGLASRLIEAGQRQGAVRHGDARYFAMGLMGPVLLSTLWRETFEPIGAEPVQIDRLIAQHVETCLKGMRP from the coding sequence ATGCTCCCGCCTGGTGAACCCAAGTTCCGTCGCCGCCCAGCCGATCGGCCAGAAGAAATCCTTGCGGCAGCCCTTGAGGTCTTCGCCGAACGCGGCTTCGCGGCGGCGCGTGTCGAGGAAGTGGCGCGCCGCGCCGGCGTCTCCAAGGGCGCGGTCTATCTCTATTTCGAAACGAAGGAGGCCCTGTTCCGGGCAGTGGTCACCCAGTCGATCGCGCCGAACCTGAACCAGGTCATCGGCCTCACCGCCGTTGAGGTCCCATTCGAGTCAACGGTTCGGGCAGTGTTCACGATGATCTCGCAACGCATGGCGTCCGACTGGCGCATGAGCGGGGTGATCAAGCTGGTGATCGCCGAGAGCCGCAATCAGCCCGAGCTCGCCCGGATCTGGCATGAGGCCATGATCGCGCCGGCCCTCGGCCTCGCCTCCCGCCTGATCGAGGCAGGCCAGCGGCAGGGTGCCGTCCGGCACGGCGACGCCCGCTACTTCGCCATGGGCCTAATGGGCCCGGTCCTGCTCAGCACCCTCTGGCGCGAGACCTTCGAGCCGATTGGTGCCGAGCCTGTCCAGATCGATCGTCTGATCGCCCAGCACGTCGAAACCTGCCTGAAGGGAATGCGTCCATGA
- a CDS encoding DDE-type integrase/transposase/recombinase, giving the protein MQASGIGSKPRRHLICQGPACIYCQRNVGEDRRAKARPGCCTGCSAPAYKTNEMVCWIGGGHMLLWRAVDDEGEVLELLMQRRRDTSAARRFLERLLRRQPIETERITTDGLASYPAALRTLDLEHLHRPGQPRKNNRAENSPSPSADGREECSASGARHPPGASCLLTPPSTPP; this is encoded by the coding sequence ATGCAGGCTTCTGGGATCGGCAGCAAGCCGAGGCGGCATTTGATCTGCCAAGGTCCCGCCTGCATTTACTGTCAACGCAACGTCGGCGAAGACCGCCGCGCCAAAGCTAGACCCGGCTGCTGCACTGGCTGTTCAGCGCCGGCGTACAAAACAAACGAAATGGTCTGCTGGATCGGCGGCGGGCACATGCTTCTCTGGCGTGCGGTCGACGACGAGGGCGAGGTTCTGGAACTGCTGATGCAACGTCGGAGGGACACGTCGGCGGCTCGAAGGTTCCTTGAGCGACTTCTTCGTCGCCAGCCGATCGAGACAGAGCGCATCACCACCGACGGCCTAGCTTCGTACCCAGCAGCACTGCGGACGCTGGATTTGGAGCACCTTCACCGGCCTGGACAGCCTCGGAAAAACAATCGAGCCGAGAACTCTCCCTCCCCGTCCGCCGACGGGCGCGAAGAATGCAGTGCTTCAGGAGCCCGTCATCCGCCCGGCGCTTCCTGTCTACTTACGCCGCCGTCTACACCACCTTAG
- a CDS encoding TniQ family protein: MPPSSTKKIRPVRFPLPLVLGESIRGYVGRVAEHNTYKRPSQLLSGVNAGLKQLWTGEVDVHAMAQLYGVEAEALKRAVPRQFANEKTLISYGVSYAPGEVRRNSCPVSPTGLKRSPHYRFLWSLRLLSFCPEDFSLLLFYCPSPTCGRLLTWSDGPFHTCAHCGLDLTTAKTPKIQREHRAYLQIAAGLVSFDQRVRASSLDQLSDFLVALSPFDILRAVMAIGRALRAAKHPLAKMSGLPRSYPKAMLAGMRFVLDQAKDEPGWDVTKAPPAYVTDSRMFLRRTANEAPDELRDTLFRLVDESRLFQSPRVATHANNLTIAARRLGVGRSTAKALMENGILRGEAVGGGSERVLSVVEEASLAELIQEAQSRISVAQLAEQYGLKSSWILEMATLGLIEQATAPLIAIAYKKVQLRKDSATAYLNRISAAIVRTDPEDPTRVLLRDVFMRMGPGPKPWLQAIMAPKFLPDGLGSFEPQGLDSAALNVTRNCAKLLQSGAFCFPPTRFRISSDITLSEAQEHLNCHPRDIAELIKAGALNRSGRGVCIQSVQACCRDLISTGELAARAEMPSLDFALVAKQRGLRRAYRNAGFWDRQQAEAAFDLPRSRLHLLSTQRRRRPPRQS; encoded by the coding sequence ATGCCACCCTCTTCCACTAAAAAAATCCGGCCGGTTCGCTTCCCCCTACCATTGGTGCTCGGTGAATCAATCCGCGGCTATGTCGGCCGCGTCGCTGAGCACAATACCTACAAAAGGCCCAGCCAACTGCTGAGCGGCGTGAATGCTGGTTTGAAGCAACTCTGGACCGGCGAGGTAGACGTTCATGCAATGGCCCAACTCTATGGTGTCGAGGCGGAAGCGCTTAAGCGTGCAGTCCCCCGCCAATTCGCCAACGAGAAAACTCTAATTTCTTACGGCGTTTCCTATGCCCCAGGCGAGGTAAGGCGAAATAGCTGCCCCGTGTCGCCAACAGGCCTCAAGCGATCGCCGCACTACCGATTTTTATGGTCATTGCGTCTGCTTTCTTTCTGCCCAGAAGATTTTAGCCTCCTGCTTTTCTACTGTCCCTCACCGACTTGTGGTCGGCTTTTAACTTGGAGCGACGGCCCCTTTCACACATGCGCTCACTGCGGCCTAGACCTGACGACAGCAAAAACACCGAAAATTCAACGAGAGCATCGCGCCTACTTGCAGATCGCGGCGGGATTGGTGAGCTTCGACCAGAGGGTCCGGGCGTCCTCACTTGACCAGTTGAGCGACTTTCTGGTCGCGTTGTCACCCTTCGACATTCTTCGAGCCGTCATGGCAATCGGGCGTGCCTTGCGGGCGGCAAAGCACCCTCTGGCGAAGATGTCAGGCTTACCGAGAAGCTACCCGAAGGCGATGCTAGCAGGAATGCGCTTCGTCCTGGATCAAGCCAAGGATGAACCTGGCTGGGACGTGACCAAGGCTCCGCCCGCGTATGTCACTGACTCGCGGATGTTTCTCAGGCGTACGGCCAATGAGGCGCCGGACGAGTTGCGGGATACGTTATTTCGGTTGGTAGACGAGAGCCGACTTTTTCAGTCGCCGCGGGTCGCCACTCACGCCAACAATCTGACGATTGCCGCACGCCGACTGGGCGTAGGGCGTAGTACGGCCAAGGCGCTTATGGAAAATGGCATTCTGCGCGGCGAGGCGGTCGGCGGCGGATCAGAGCGCGTCCTGAGTGTCGTGGAGGAAGCCAGTCTTGCTGAGTTGATCCAAGAGGCGCAGTCCCGGATCTCTGTCGCGCAACTGGCCGAGCAGTATGGCTTGAAATCGTCATGGATCTTGGAAATGGCTACGCTGGGGCTGATCGAACAAGCCACCGCTCCATTGATCGCAATCGCCTACAAGAAGGTGCAACTTCGCAAGGACTCAGCGACGGCATATCTCAACCGAATCTCAGCCGCGATCGTGCGGACCGATCCTGAAGACCCAACACGGGTACTTTTGCGCGACGTTTTCATGCGGATGGGGCCGGGCCCGAAGCCCTGGCTGCAGGCGATCATGGCTCCTAAATTTCTGCCTGACGGCCTGGGGTCATTTGAGCCCCAAGGACTCGATAGCGCGGCACTCAACGTAACCCGAAACTGCGCCAAACTCCTGCAATCAGGGGCTTTTTGCTTCCCACCCACCCGGTTTCGAATTTCGAGCGACATCACGCTGTCAGAGGCCCAAGAGCACCTCAATTGCCACCCACGTGACATCGCTGAACTGATCAAGGCGGGAGCCTTGAACCGGTCCGGTCGCGGGGTCTGCATTCAGAGTGTCCAAGCGTGTTGTCGTGACCTGATTAGCACCGGCGAGTTGGCGGCACGCGCAGAGATGCCCTCGCTTGATTTCGCTCTTGTGGCCAAGCAACGGGGCTTGAGGCGGGCTTATCGAAATGCAGGCTTCTGGGATCGGCAGCAAGCCGAGGCGGCATTTGATCTGCCAAGGTCCCGCCTGCATTTACTGTCAACGCAACGTCGGCGAAGACCGCCGCGCCAAAGCTAG
- a CDS encoding TniB family NTP-binding protein encodes MTDNFDEDHGPAMNTLVAENLLRFRAIFIPYPRHITLHARFDYLQKLGCSLRGTPQKGLRVLAPSGSGKTKVASTYIKMAMASMDPSSQLVPVLYIQLEKAATARKLYVSLLAELGDARPESGTEQGLRQRVLDYLERLGVELLIIDEVQHLNFRINAQNDVTDALKVFLDAGVVPIVFLGTQEAESMFRRNVQLSNRLLPPCDLLPLDKNDPADRKTLAKFVSHLNREIVKVGLMPTIGSLDDAITLSCLYEASGGVIGRVATLFEHALEIATRRGASRIETYDLALAVDRWAIPLGLVSINPFRRRPC; translated from the coding sequence ATGACCGACAACTTCGATGAGGATCACGGGCCAGCGATGAACACGCTCGTCGCCGAAAACCTTCTGCGATTTCGAGCAATCTTCATTCCATATCCGAGGCACATCACACTTCATGCCCGGTTTGACTATCTACAGAAGCTTGGCTGCTCACTTCGAGGGACGCCCCAAAAAGGACTGAGAGTATTGGCCCCGTCCGGCTCAGGGAAAACAAAAGTCGCTAGCACCTACATAAAGATGGCTATGGCGTCTATGGATCCCAGCTCGCAACTTGTGCCGGTGCTCTACATACAGCTCGAAAAGGCCGCTACAGCCCGAAAACTCTACGTGTCTCTGCTCGCCGAACTGGGCGATGCGAGGCCGGAATCTGGAACAGAGCAAGGGCTTAGGCAGCGAGTTCTCGACTACCTCGAAAGGCTTGGCGTCGAACTTCTGATCATCGACGAAGTTCAGCACCTGAACTTTCGCATCAATGCTCAGAACGATGTCACCGATGCTTTGAAGGTTTTCTTGGACGCAGGGGTGGTTCCGATCGTCTTCCTTGGAACGCAGGAGGCCGAGAGCATGTTTCGGCGCAATGTCCAACTCAGCAACCGATTGCTGCCGCCTTGCGACCTTCTACCCCTGGACAAAAACGATCCCGCAGATCGCAAAACCTTGGCGAAGTTCGTGTCTCACCTAAACCGGGAGATCGTCAAAGTGGGCCTTATGCCCACCATAGGCTCATTGGACGACGCAATTACGCTGAGCTGCCTTTACGAAGCTAGCGGCGGCGTCATCGGCCGCGTCGCAACACTGTTCGAGCATGCTTTAGAGATTGCCACTCGGCGTGGGGCAAGCCGGATCGAAACCTACGACCTAGCACTGGCGGTTGACCGCTGGGCGATCCCACTGGGTCTCGTCAGCATTAATCCGTTTCGCCGGAGGCCCTGCTAA